One Camelina sativa cultivar DH55 chromosome 3, Cs, whole genome shotgun sequence genomic window carries:
- the LOC104778008 gene encoding protein LHCP TRANSLOCATION DEFECT-like: MASSSISFSCAPSLPTSLFSTTSSSSSPRLLSSRFLGSRNLKLQIRPARLGPSPSNGSRTTCWFKFGKNGVDAENAGIYGSQSRDDFDRDDVEQYFNYMGMLAVEGTYSKMEALLNLNIHPVDILLLLAATEGDRPKIEELLRAGADCSVKDGDGRTAIDRASSEEIRDLILNSTAQKA, translated from the exons atggcttcttcttctatctctttctcctGCGCACCTTCTTTGCCCACCTCACTCTTCTccaccacttcttcttcttcttccccaaggCTGCTCTCCTCTCGGTTTCTCGGTTCCCGAAACTTAAAGCTTCAGATCCGACCAGCCAGACTCGGTCCCTCTCCCTCCAACGGGTCAAGAACAACCTGTTGGTTCAAGTTTGGCAAGAACGGTGTGGATGCTGAAAATGCTGGAATCTATGGCAGTCAGTCTCGTGACGACTTTGACAGAGACGACGTTGAAcag TATTTCAACTACATGGGGATGCTTGCGGTAGAAGGTACCTATTCAAAGATGGAAGCTCTTCTTAACCTAAACATTCATCCAGTCGATATCTTGTTGCTGTTAGCCGCTACAGAAGGTGACAGACCTAAGATCGAGGAGCTTCTCAGAGCCGGTGCTGATTGCTCAGTCAAGGATGGTGATGGAAGAACTGCTATAGACCGAGCCAGCAGCGAAGAGATCCGTGACTTGATCCTTAATTCCACTGCTCAAAAGGCTTGA
- the LOC104778009 gene encoding uncharacterized protein LOC104778009 codes for MENSCVRQRVFSNHQIRTIHEEEDQEESSWIVYFEDIDHDDDSMVETEEEEMSHYYDNDSSMISDAASPVRTTKINNVVRRKATNINTNPKKRRIIHQHKEEEDEQQQQIGVEEEDEEDTASSPSNKTKGFFVLDGAEDNGKFTDNVTSEEKGCITETGSKINEVVNEEFSAELKKRGLCVVPLSMLANLIA; via the exons ATGGAGAACTCCTGCGTGAGACAAAGAGTATTCTCCAATCACCAAATCCGAACGatacacgaagaagaagatcaagaagagagTAGTTGGATAGTCTACTTTGAAGATATTGATCACGACGATGATTCAATGGTGGagaccgaagaagaagaaatgagtcATTACTATGATAATGATTCCTCTATGATCTCGGACGCTGCATCTCCTGTCCGCACCACAAAGATTAATAATGTGGTTCGTCGAAAGGCTACCAACATTAATACTAACCCTAAAAAGAGACGAATCATTCAtcaacacaaagaagaagaagacgaacaacaacaacaaataggagtggaagaagaagatgaagaagatacagcttcttctccttctaatAAAACCAAG ggtttctttGTATTGGATGGTGCGGAAGATAATGGAAAATTCACGGACAATGTTACATCCGAG GAGAAAGGATGCATAACAGAGACAGGATCGAAGATAAACGAAGTTGTGAATGAAGAATTCTCTGCGGAATTGAAGAAGAGAGGACTTTGTGTAGTTCCTTTGTCCATGTTAGCTAACCTTATTGCTTga
- the LOC104778010 gene encoding electron transfer flavoprotein subunit alpha, mitochondrial-like, translated as MTRAVLLRALSKNKFVASYGPRSISITNLSRCISTLILAEHESGSIKPQTISTVVAANSLGEDSSISLLLAGSGSSLQEAAAQAASCHPSVSKVLVADSDKFEYPLAEPWAKLVEFVRQQGDYSHILASSSSFGKNLLPRVAALLDVSPITDVVKILGSNQFIRPIYAGNALCTVRYTGAGPCMLTIRSTSFPVTPIIADSESKKATISQIDLTNFKEDSASKSRYVGRSTQDTERPDLGSARVVITGGRALKSVENFKMIEKLAEKLGGAVGATRAAVDAGYVPNDLQVGQTGKIVAPELYMAFGVSGAIQHLAGIKDSKVIVAVNKDADAPIFQVADYGLVGDLFEVIPELLEKLPEKK; from the exons ATGACGAGAGCTGTTCTACTGAGAGCTCTGTCGAAGAACAAGTTCGTCGCCTCTTATGGTCCTCGATCCATCTCCATCACCAACCTCTCTCGATGC ATAAGCACTCTGATTCTAGCTGAACATGAAAGTGGTTCTATCAAACCTCAGACAATTAGTACAGTAGTTGCAGCTAATTCTTTGGGTGAGGATTCTTCAATCTCTTTGTTATTGGCTGGTTCTGGTTCTTCTCTTCAAGAAGCTGCTGCTCAAGCTGCCTCTTGTCATCCTTCTGTTTCCAAG GTACTTGTTGCTGATTCTGATAAGTTTGAGTATCCACTAGCTGAACCTTGGGCTAAATTGGTTGAATTTGTTCGGCAACAAGGAGATTACTCCCACATCCTTGCTTCTTCGAGTTCATTTGGCAAGAACTTATTACCCCGTGTCGCTGCTCTTTTAGATGTTTCTCCTATTACTGATGTTGTCAAAATCTTAGGATCCAATCAGTTCATCAG GCCTATATATGCGGGAAACGCTTTGTGTACAGTTCGTTATACTGGTGCTGGTCCATGTATGTTGACTATTAGATCGACATCTTTTCCTGTCACTCCAATTATAGCAGACTCCGAGTCAAAGAAAGCTACTATCTCTCAGATTGATCTAACTAACTTCAAGGAAG ACTCTGCCAGCAAATCTAGATACGTGGGACGTTCAACTCAGGATACAGAACGGCCTGACCTTGGAAGTGCGCGTGTTGTGATAACTGGTGGAAGAGCGTTGAAGAGTGTTgagaattttaaaatgattgagAAGCTTGCAGAAAAACTTGGTGGAGCAG TTGGTGCAACTCGTGCTGCAGTTGATGCTGGATATGTTCCTAATGATCTTCAg GTGGGACAAACTGGTAAAATAGTAGCTCCAGAGCTATACATGGCGTTTGGTGTTTCAGGAGCCATTCAACACTTAGCTGGAATTAAGGATTCTAAGGTGATTGTCGCGGTTAATAAAGACGCGGATGCACCTATTTTCCAG GTAGCTGACTATGGTCTTGTTGGAGATCTTTTCGAAGTGATACCAGAGTTGCTGGAGAAGCTTCCCGAAAAGAAATGA
- the LOC104778011 gene encoding protein disulfide-isomerase 5-3 gives MVSTTKIKAVDFYRKIPRDLTEASLSGAGLSIVAALAMLFLFGMELSSYLAVNTSTSVIVDKSFDGDFLNIDFNISFPALSCEFASVDVSDVLGTHRLNMTKTIRKVPIDPHLRTTGTEFHSTSGLHLINHGDEDHEENSYVDIPLTAASFDKYTHHFQILVVNFYAPWCYWSNRLKPSWEKASEITRQRYDPGTDDRVLLGSVDCTLEATLCTSNHIQGYPSIRIFRKGTDLREDHGHHEHESYYGDRDTDSLVKMVEELLKPIKKEDHKLALDGKSDNATSTIKKAPVSGGCRVEGYVRAKKVPGELVISAHSGAHSFDASQMNMSHIVTHLTFGTMVSERLWTDMKRLLPYLGQSHDRLNGKSFINQRQLDANVTIEHYLQIVKTEVVSRRSGQEHSLIEEYEYTAHSSVARSYHYPEAKFHFELVPMQVLISENPKSFSHFITNVCAIIGGVFTVAGILDSIFQNTVRMVKKIELGKNI, from the exons ATGGTTTCAACCACTAAAATCAAGGCCGTTGATTTCTACAG gaaaaTCCCAAGAGATTTGACTGAGGCATCTCTCTCTGGTGCTGGATTATCCATTGTAGCTGCCCTTgctatgttgtttttgtttggaatg GAGCTGAGTAGTTATTTGGCAGTTAACACTAGCACATCTGTAATAGTTGACAAAAGCTTTGATGGGGACTTCTTAAACATTGATTTCAACATCAG CTTTCCTGCCCTCTCATGTGAATTTGCATCGGTTGACGTGAGCGACGTGTTGGGAACT CACAGGTTGAATATGACCAAAACGATTAGAAAAGTTCCAATTGATCCGCATTTAAGAACCACTGGTACGGAGTTTCACTCCACCTCCGGATTACATCTCATCAACCATGGAGACGAAGATCATGAAGAAAATAGTTATGTTGATATACCATTAACTGCTGCTTCTTTTGACAAGTATACACATCA ttttcaaattttggttgTTAATTTTTATGCACCGTGGTGCTACTGGAGTAATCGCCTG AAACCATCTTGGGAGAAAGCATCTGAAATAACAAGACAGAG ATATGATCCTGGAACTGATGACCGTGTTCTTTTAGGAAGTGTTGATTGCACACTAGAAGCTACTCTATGTACTAG CAATCATATACAAGGCTACCCATCTATTCGGATTTTCCGAAAAGGCACTGATCTTAG GGAGGACCATGGGCACCACGAACATGAATCGTACTATGGAGATCGAGACACAGATAGCTTAGTCAAG atgGTGGAAGAACTACTCAAGCCTATTAAAAAAGAGGATCATAAGTTGGCTTTGGATGGTAAATCTGATAATGCAACCTCAACTATTAAAAAGGCACCAGTTAGTGGAGGTTGTAGAGTTGAAGGCTATGTGCGTGCGAAGAAG GTTCCAGGCGAACTTGTAATCTCAGCTCATTCAGGAGCTCATTCATTCGATGCTTCTCAAATGAACATGTCTCATATTGTAACCCATCTAACATTTGGTACAATGGTTTCAGAAAGGTTGTGGACTGATATGAAACGATTACTGCCTTATCTTGGCCAAAGCCATGACAGGCTGAATGGGAAATCGTTCATCAATCAACGACAATTGGATGCTAATGTTACC ATCGAACACTACTTGCAAATAGTCAAAACAGAggtggtttcaagaagatcCGGGCAAGAACACTCATTGATTGAGGAATATGAATATACGGCTCATAGCAGTGTAGCTCGTAGTTACCATTATCCCGAAGCAAAGTTTCACTTTGAGCTCGTTCCAATGCAG gtcTTAATAAGCGAGAACCCAAAGTCATTCTCGCACTTCATCACGAATGTTTGCGCCATAATAGGAGGTGTTTTTACG GTCGCGGGAATACTAGATTCGATATTTCAAAACACAGTCAGAATGGTGAAAAAGATTGAACTCGGGAAAAACATTTGA